A stretch of Henckelia pumila isolate YLH828 chromosome 4, ASM3356847v2, whole genome shotgun sequence DNA encodes these proteins:
- the LOC140860035 gene encoding beta-galactosidase 17 isoform X2 translates to MLRAGPYICGEWDLGGFPAWLLAKEPEIKLRSSDAAFLQLVEKWWSILLPRVSPHLYSNGGPVIMYQIENEFGSYGDDKAYLHYLVKLARRLLGDDIILYTTDGGSRETLEKGTIRGDAVFSAVDFTTGDDPWPIFKLQKEFNAPGKSPPLSAEFYTGWLTHWRENIASTDATQTATYLDKILSRNGSAVLYMAHGGTNFGFYSGANTGANESDYKPDLTSYDYDAPIRESGDVDNKKYKALRRVIAKYSSKPLISIPSDNEKTAYGRIKLDKISFLYDMIDYKNLVGAIESEIPKSMEAIGQMFGFVLYASEYTPNDYRNVLFIPKVHDRAQVFVTCADVSAKRPSYVGTITRWSNTTIDLPCVKCPSKIKLLILIENMGRLNYGPYIFDKKGILSSVYVNSRPLYKWKMISIPLQNLNEGQRINPITLNAEIEFLEKSDSNTIEDQEKPNIEPAFYTGHFIIEKVTDTFLSFKDWNKGVAFVNDFNVGRFWPSVGPQCTLYIPAPILREGENMLVILELESPNPDLFVRSVNQPDFTCGPATSKVD, encoded by the exons ATGCTGCGTGCTGGGCCTTATATCTGTGGAG AGTGGGATTTGGGAGGCTTCCCTGCTTGGTTGCTTGCCAAAGAGCCTGAGATCAAGCTTAGATCATCAGATGCCGCCTTCCTTCAACTG GTGGAAAAATGGTGGTCTATCCTACTTCCAAGAGTGTCTCCTCATCTTTACAGCAATGGAGGTCCTGTTATAATGTACCAG ATTGAGAACGAATTTGGCTCATATGGGGATGACAAAGCTTACTTGCATTATTTGGTTAAACTAGCACGACGGCTCCTTGGAGATGATATCATATT GTATACTACAGATGGAGGTTCCAGAGAAACTCTTGAGAAAGGAACAATTCGAGGAGACGCTGTTTTCTCTG CTGTTGACTTCACTACTGGAGATGATCCGTGGCCCATATTTAAGCTGCAAAAAGAGTTTAATGCACCAGGAAAATCGCCGCCACTCTCAGC AGAATTCTATACTGGTTGGCTCACACATTGGAGAGAGAATATTGCAAGCACTGATGCAACTCAAACAGCAACTTATTTGGACAAGATTTTGTCAAGGAATGGGTCTGCTGTCCTCTAC ATGGCACATGGTGGCACAAACTTTGGATTTTATAGTGGTGCCAACACCGGAGCAAACGAGTCTGACTACAAGCCTGACCTTACGTCCTATGATTAT GATGCGCCTATTAGGGAATCTGGAGATGTGGACAACAAAAAGTACAAAG CTTTGAGAAGGGTCATTGCTAAATATAGTTCGAAGCCTCTCATTTCAATTCCTTCAGATAATGAAAAGACGGCTTATGGACGTATTAAGCTggataaaatttcatttttgtaTGATATGATTGATTATAAAAATCTGGTTGGTGCGATTGAATCTGAGATTCCCAAGTCAATGGAGGCCATTGGACAG ATGTTTGGTTTTGTGTTATATGCCTCTGAATACACTCCAAATGACTACAGAAATGTGTTGTTCATACCGAAG GTGCATGACAGAGCTCAAGTGTTCGTTACGTGTGCTGATGTGAGTGCCAAAAGGCCATCATATGTTGGCACTATCACAAGATGGTCCAATACAACCATTGACCTGCCTTGTGTAAAATGCCCGtccaaaattaaattattgatcttg ATCGAAAACATGGGACGCTTGAATTATGGACCTTATATTTTTGACAAAAAG GGTATTTTATCGTCTGTTTACGTGAACTCGAGGCCCCTATATAAGTGGAAAATGATTTCAATCCCTCTCCAAAATTTAAATGAAGGCCAAAGGATTAATCCCATCACTCTGAATGCAGAAATAGAATTTCTGGAAAAATCTGACAGCAATACAATAGAAGACCAAGAAA AACCAAATATTGAACCAGCATTTTACACTGGTCATTTCATTATTGAGAAAGTCACAGACACATTCCTATCATTCAAAGATTGGAACAAAGGAGTTGCATTTGTGAATGACTTCAACGTTGGACGTTTTTGGCCG TCCGTTGGACCACAATGCACCCTTTATATTCCTGCTCCGATTCTTCGAGAAGGAGAAAATATGTTG GTGATCCTGGAGTTGGAATCACCGAATCCTGATCTGTTTGTGAGGTCGGTTAACCAACCAGACTTCACTTGCGGTCCTGCAACTTCGAAGGTTGATTGA
- the LOC140860035 gene encoding beta-galactosidase 17 isoform X1 yields the protein MARKRSMRRITVKIFIFLISLFVFGAFTPLPSLSHQSHLVKEKDSKFEIMEDMFWKDGQPFRIIGGDLHYFRVHPQYWEDRLLRAKALGLNTIQTYVPWNLHEPRQGHLVFEGIADIVSFLKLCKKLDLLVMLRAGPYICGEWDLGGFPAWLLAKEPEIKLRSSDAAFLQLVEKWWSILLPRVSPHLYSNGGPVIMYQIENEFGSYGDDKAYLHYLVKLARRLLGDDIILYTTDGGSRETLEKGTIRGDAVFSAVDFTTGDDPWPIFKLQKEFNAPGKSPPLSAEFYTGWLTHWRENIASTDATQTATYLDKILSRNGSAVLYMAHGGTNFGFYSGANTGANESDYKPDLTSYDYDAPIRESGDVDNKKYKALRRVIAKYSSKPLISIPSDNEKTAYGRIKLDKISFLYDMIDYKNLVGAIESEIPKSMEAIGQMFGFVLYASEYTPNDYRNVLFIPKVHDRAQVFVTCADVSAKRPSYVGTITRWSNTTIDLPCVKCPSKIKLLILIENMGRLNYGPYIFDKKGILSSVYVNSRPLYKWKMISIPLQNLNEGQRINPITLNAEIEFLEKSDSNTIEDQEKPNIEPAFYTGHFIIEKVTDTFLSFKDWNKGVAFVNDFNVGRFWPSVGPQCTLYIPAPILREGENMLVILELESPNPDLFVRSVNQPDFTCGPATSKVD from the exons ATGGCGAGAAAGAGAAGCATGAGAAGAATTACCGTGAAAATATTCATTTTCTTGATATCCCTTTTCGTATTTGGGGCATTTACCCCTCTCCCATCACTGTCCCATCAATCTCATCTGGTTAAA GAAAAAGACAGCAAATTTGAGATAATGGAGGACATGTTTTGGAAAGATGGGCAGCCATTTAGGATAATAGGTGGTGACTTGCATTATTTCCGGGTGCATCCACAG TACTGGGAAGATAGACTGCTGAGGGCGAAGGCGTTGGGCTTGAATACAATTCAGACTTATGTTCCATGGAATTTGCATGAGCCGAGACAAGGGCATCTGGTGTTTGAAGGCATCGCAGATATTGTTTCCTTTTTGAAGCTCTGCAAGAAATTGGATTTGTTGGTTATGCTGCGTGCTGGGCCTTATATCTGTGGAG AGTGGGATTTGGGAGGCTTCCCTGCTTGGTTGCTTGCCAAAGAGCCTGAGATCAAGCTTAGATCATCAGATGCCGCCTTCCTTCAACTG GTGGAAAAATGGTGGTCTATCCTACTTCCAAGAGTGTCTCCTCATCTTTACAGCAATGGAGGTCCTGTTATAATGTACCAG ATTGAGAACGAATTTGGCTCATATGGGGATGACAAAGCTTACTTGCATTATTTGGTTAAACTAGCACGACGGCTCCTTGGAGATGATATCATATT GTATACTACAGATGGAGGTTCCAGAGAAACTCTTGAGAAAGGAACAATTCGAGGAGACGCTGTTTTCTCTG CTGTTGACTTCACTACTGGAGATGATCCGTGGCCCATATTTAAGCTGCAAAAAGAGTTTAATGCACCAGGAAAATCGCCGCCACTCTCAGC AGAATTCTATACTGGTTGGCTCACACATTGGAGAGAGAATATTGCAAGCACTGATGCAACTCAAACAGCAACTTATTTGGACAAGATTTTGTCAAGGAATGGGTCTGCTGTCCTCTAC ATGGCACATGGTGGCACAAACTTTGGATTTTATAGTGGTGCCAACACCGGAGCAAACGAGTCTGACTACAAGCCTGACCTTACGTCCTATGATTAT GATGCGCCTATTAGGGAATCTGGAGATGTGGACAACAAAAAGTACAAAG CTTTGAGAAGGGTCATTGCTAAATATAGTTCGAAGCCTCTCATTTCAATTCCTTCAGATAATGAAAAGACGGCTTATGGACGTATTAAGCTggataaaatttcatttttgtaTGATATGATTGATTATAAAAATCTGGTTGGTGCGATTGAATCTGAGATTCCCAAGTCAATGGAGGCCATTGGACAG ATGTTTGGTTTTGTGTTATATGCCTCTGAATACACTCCAAATGACTACAGAAATGTGTTGTTCATACCGAAG GTGCATGACAGAGCTCAAGTGTTCGTTACGTGTGCTGATGTGAGTGCCAAAAGGCCATCATATGTTGGCACTATCACAAGATGGTCCAATACAACCATTGACCTGCCTTGTGTAAAATGCCCGtccaaaattaaattattgatcttg ATCGAAAACATGGGACGCTTGAATTATGGACCTTATATTTTTGACAAAAAG GGTATTTTATCGTCTGTTTACGTGAACTCGAGGCCCCTATATAAGTGGAAAATGATTTCAATCCCTCTCCAAAATTTAAATGAAGGCCAAAGGATTAATCCCATCACTCTGAATGCAGAAATAGAATTTCTGGAAAAATCTGACAGCAATACAATAGAAGACCAAGAAA AACCAAATATTGAACCAGCATTTTACACTGGTCATTTCATTATTGAGAAAGTCACAGACACATTCCTATCATTCAAAGATTGGAACAAAGGAGTTGCATTTGTGAATGACTTCAACGTTGGACGTTTTTGGCCG TCCGTTGGACCACAATGCACCCTTTATATTCCTGCTCCGATTCTTCGAGAAGGAGAAAATATGTTG GTGATCCTGGAGTTGGAATCACCGAATCCTGATCTGTTTGTGAGGTCGGTTAACCAACCAGACTTCACTTGCGGTCCTGCAACTTCGAAGGTTGATTGA